In the genome of Methanopyrus kandleri AV19, one region contains:
- a CDS encoding 30S ribosomal protein S3ae, which produces MVRDKWKDKVWYTILAPDMFDNVEVGETPADDPEKVIGRVLETTLGDVLDDITKHHIKVFFRIYDVEGTTAYSKFEGHRLMRDYVRSLVRRGTSRIDGVIDVVTKDGYKVRVAGLAFTTRRAKTSQQRAIRKEMFKVIEENAKECDFDEFIRRCLSISEEESIPEQIKEAGRKIYPIRQAEIRKTEVLEEPNGLPPYEAVGDRATPELASY; this is translated from the coding sequence TTGGTCAGGGACAAGTGGAAGGATAAGGTATGGTACACGATCCTCGCGCCGGATATGTTCGACAATGTGGAAGTGGGCGAGACGCCCGCCGACGACCCGGAGAAGGTGATAGGCCGGGTGCTCGAGACCACATTAGGTGACGTACTGGACGACATCACCAAGCACCACATCAAGGTGTTCTTCCGCATCTACGACGTCGAGGGGACGACAGCGTACTCCAAGTTCGAAGGACACCGACTGATGCGCGACTACGTCCGCAGCCTGGTGAGGCGTGGAACGAGCAGGATCGACGGTGTCATCGACGTCGTCACCAAGGACGGATACAAGGTACGCGTCGCGGGTCTGGCGTTCACGACGCGACGGGCCAAGACATCCCAGCAGCGGGCCATCAGGAAGGAGATGTTCAAGGTGATCGAAGAGAACGCGAAGGAGTGCGACTTCGACGAGTTCATCCGCAGGTGCCTGTCGATCAGCGAAGAGGAGAGCATCCCGGAGCAGATCAAGGAGGCGGGTCGTAAGATCTACCCGATCCGGCAAGCCGAGATCAGGAAGACGGAGGTCCTAGAGGAGCCGAACGGCCTACCGCCATACGAAGCGGTGGGGGACCGGGCCACCCCGGAGCTGGCCAGCTACTGA
- a CDS encoding SPOUT family RNA methylase has product MFLVKTQRNLEDVAAAMIEEETGAEAKPRPFGYLGLVIVTGHVTKDELEKIPEVERAIPVEAECRADPKEIAETAAELAETKISEDETFAVRTIRRGEHDFTSVDVNVEAGDAVRKATGASVDLDDPDKIVWVEILRDRAYLAVLPGEEEWKKLPPGKPEADPLLAKLELAQIPYLGDPRAAYSMGERIGRAVQGFELKSYIVTPYEPVNAVELLHFLRGLRDGVKSRMDVQRESYGREFRRTELLLYDLYQLIRLKRDALIIGTDPKGDPYTEIRKTLGEALREADEVVVLAGSRVGLPRGVLRACDFVVDLCPGVTFATEHVVPSVVTALVDSYLEAEGSEDREGR; this is encoded by the coding sequence ATGTTCCTAGTGAAAACGCAACGAAACCTGGAGGATGTAGCGGCAGCGATGATCGAGGAGGAAACCGGGGCCGAGGCCAAGCCACGGCCCTTCGGTTACCTCGGTCTAGTGATCGTTACGGGACATGTTACCAAGGATGAACTCGAGAAGATCCCGGAGGTAGAGCGGGCCATACCGGTGGAAGCCGAGTGCCGCGCGGATCCGAAGGAGATCGCCGAAACCGCGGCCGAACTGGCGGAGACCAAAATTTCGGAGGACGAGACCTTCGCGGTTAGGACGATCCGAAGGGGCGAACACGATTTCACCAGCGTCGACGTGAACGTTGAGGCCGGCGACGCCGTCCGGAAGGCCACCGGTGCCTCCGTGGACCTCGACGATCCCGACAAGATAGTGTGGGTCGAGATACTCAGAGACCGGGCGTACCTAGCGGTCTTACCCGGCGAGGAGGAGTGGAAGAAGCTACCTCCAGGAAAACCCGAAGCCGATCCACTGCTCGCCAAACTCGAGTTAGCACAGATACCGTATCTCGGGGATCCACGGGCCGCCTACTCCATGGGTGAAAGGATCGGGCGGGCGGTTCAGGGGTTCGAATTGAAGTCGTACATCGTCACCCCTTACGAACCGGTGAACGCCGTGGAATTGCTGCACTTCTTACGGGGTCTACGAGATGGCGTGAAGTCCAGGATGGACGTACAACGCGAGTCGTACGGGCGGGAGTTCCGGCGGACGGAGCTGCTACTCTACGACCTCTACCAGCTGATACGGCTGAAGCGGGACGCCCTGATCATAGGGACGGATCCGAAGGGCGATCCGTACACGGAGATCCGGAAGACACTGGGCGAAGCACTCCGGGAGGCGGACGAGGTGGTCGTGCTGGCGGGATCGCGGGTGGGATTACCTAGGGGAGTGCTGAGAGCGTGTGACTTCGTCGTAGACCTGTGTCCGGGAGTGACGTTCGCGACGGAACACGTCGTACCCTCCGTCGTGACGGCGCTGGTGGACTCGTACCTGGAGGCCGAAGGGAGCGAAGATCGAGAAGGACGTTGA